A stretch of Schistocerca cancellata isolate TAMUIC-IGC-003103 chromosome 3, iqSchCanc2.1, whole genome shotgun sequence DNA encodes these proteins:
- the LOC126175919 gene encoding octopamine receptor 1, whose product MSGLFNETFSGNYSTDTEDEILFGLPERVIWATIDGALMIPILAGNIVTICAILWCRRLSSVLSNQFILNLAISDLLVGLFLPYHMAFSIIDELNKFKNTCLLRFILVILPASSSIYNLIAIAIDRYISIVYPLHYSTYMTARKALVIVGVGWILSAIVSTMPSYWNKYSEDKDCLVDNVLPKAYIICIITPAFVLVLVAMLVLYWRIWKEASEQARRLRNVTNSQSDWKSVQVVLLVLGSFSICWLPYFTVICCRVAGAKSYTSFVVYKAAFSMGMANSCINPLIYAWKNTEFKNAFRNILHCKSPNRADHLLETITTHTELHTIDSSCGGFT is encoded by the exons ATGTCAGGACTCTTCAATGAGACCTTTTCGGGGAACTATTCAACAGACACTGAAGACGAGATACTATTTGGATTGCCTGAGAGAGTGATATGGGCAACTATTGACGGAGCCCTCATGATTCCAATTTTAGCAGGGAACATTGTAACCATCTGCGCAATTTTATGGTGTCGACGTCTGTCAAGTGTACTATCAAACCAGTTCATCCTGAACTTGGCAATATCTGACTTGTTAGTAGGTCTATTTTTGCCATATCATATGGCATTCTCAATAATCGATGAACTGAACAAGTTCAAGAACACCTGTTTATTGCGATTTATACTAGTCATACTTCCAGCCAGTTCTTCAATATATAATCTCATAGCGATCGCTATTGACAGGTATATTTCCATTGTGTATCCACTACACTATTCAACCTACATGACAGCAAG GAAAGCATTAGTGATAGTCGGAGTTGGCTGGATACTTTCTGCCATAGTATCAACAATGCCCAGCTATTGGAATAAATACAGTGAGGACAAGGACTGTTTGGTTGACAATGTGCTACCAAAAGCCTACATCATATGCATCATCACACCAGCATTTGTTCTGGTACTTGTAGCAATGTTGGTACTTTACTGGCGAATATGGAAGGAAGCTTCAGAACAAGCCAGAAGACTTCGGAACGTTACTAACTCTCAGTCAGATTGGAAATCTGTCCAG GTTGTTCTTTTAGTCTTGGGCTCTTTCTCCATCTGTTGGCTACCATACTTCACAGTCATCTGTTGCCGTGTTGCTGGTGCCAAGTCATACACATCCTTTGTGGTTTACAAAGCAGCATTTTCAATGGGTATGGCCAACTCGTGCATAAATCCACTCATATATGCATGGAAAAACACTGAATTTAAGAATGCTTTTAGAAATATACTTCACTGCAAGTCACCAAACCGAGCAGATCATCTACTAGAAACTATAACTACACATACCGAACTGCACACTATTGACAGTTCATGTGGAGGTTTCACTTAA